Within Zootoca vivipara chromosome 17, rZooViv1.1, whole genome shotgun sequence, the genomic segment GGGCGGTTCAGGTGTAGGTAGTCTTGGCGGCGAGACCCCAATTTGAGGTCTCGGGTggtggatgcaggccttgggcggaatcctttagtcatttacataaaggggaggggcgtgggggcggtgaccccccgccctatggcggcggcgataacagggttcccgtaatcgggcatcaaggggggggcatttggcgatgccacttggctggttattgccctccccttccagcggcggcgatcggggggggggctatctgcttgaacatatgttctccagagttagcccaacccccactcatgctggacaaccctgaagatcaccccaccccctgctgggggctgggagggatacacgcccaatgcctgcgccaaggtcttcctacatctgaattttaataaagttgtggccaattttaatcccataaatacgtggtcctgtgtcattattccactcggggctgccctggggggctggggggactccgcctgactgcgcaatgaccgcttccccaacataaaggggaggcgcattttgcgcagtcgcgtgcagcccccttgggaaccctagggcagacctatgagtttggaggctggcactgcctacctgaggctggaggctggaggcaccgcccactccatcagccgaccaatccggccgaagggggagtgccagggggattggccaggtaggatcaggtaggcttacctgcacgcaaagaagaggagccattcttgggaagcagccgacggattcagagctttcccaccctccactccctaacctttgcttgcttttcaggtccatagaaaataaaataaataaaaaacataaaaaacataaacataaataaaaataaagtaaaaaataaaaaataaaataaaaaataaaataaaataaaataaaaaataaataaataaataaaaatatttccttccacaggcttcttgcttttcaggtcctCTTCCACAGGCCTCTTGcgtttcaggtttttcttccacaggcgtacacgcacgcaggcgctgctacgaccggtcgctgttaaagggctggaaaggactttccctgcattggcaggtttcgcctttcccgtagcaattcgtcacaactttggcggatgcaggccttgggtggaatcctttagtcatttacataaaggggaggggcgtgggggcggtgaccccccgccctatggcggcggcgataacagggttcccgtaatcgggcatcaaggggggggggcatttggcgatgccacttggctggttattgccctccccttccagcggcggcgatcggggggggggctatctgcttgaacatatgttctccagagttagcccaacccccactcatgctggacaaccctgaagatcaccccaccccctgctgggggctgggagggatacacgcccaatgcctgcgccaaggtcttcctacatctgaattttaataaagttgtggccaattttaatcccataaatacgtggtcctgtgtcattattccactcggggctgccctggggggctggggggactccgcctgactgcgcaatgaccgcttccccaacataaaggggaggcgcattttgcgcagtcgcgtgcagcccccttgggaaccctagggcagacctatgagtttggaggctggcactgcctacctgaggctggaggctggaggcaccgcccactccatcagccgaccaatccggccgaagggggagtgccagggggattggccaggtaggatcaggtaggcttacctgcacgcaaagaagaggagccattcttgggaagcagccgacggattcagagctttcccaccctccactccctaacctttgcttgcttttcaggtccatagaaaataaaataaataaaaaacataaaaaacataaacataaataaaaataaagtaaaaaataaaaaataaaataaaaaataaaataaaataaaataaaaaataaataaataaataaaaatatttccttccacaggcttcttgcttttcaggtcctCTTCCACAGGCCTCTTGcgtttcaggtttttcttccacaggcgtacacgcacgcaggcgctgctacgaccggtcgctgttaaagggctggaaaggactttccctgcattggcaggtttcgcctttcccgtagcaattcgtcacaactttggcggatgcaggccttgggtggaatcctttagtcatttacataaaggggaggggcgtgggggcggtgaccccccgccctatggcggcggcgataacagggttcccgtaatcgggcatcaaggggggggcatttggcgatgccacttggctggttattgccctccccttccagcggcggcgatcggggggggggctatctgcttgaacatatgttctccagagttagcccaacccccactcatgctggacaaccctgaagatcaccccaccccctgctgggggctgggagggatacacgcccaatgcctgcgccaaggtcttcctacatctgaattttaataaagttgtggccaattttaatcccataaatacgtggtcctgtgtcattattccactcggggctgccctggggggctggggggactccgcctgactgcgcaaacgggatttcacgatttttacatttatatatacagtcgtacctcgggttacgaacacctcggtttgcgaacagttcgggttatgaactgcgcaaacccggaagtgttttcggcgcgcgcgCATAAGTcgcgcgcgcgcgatcgcgcgatttgcgcatgcgcaaagcgcgaaaatcgcgaaaatcgcgctttgcgcatgcgcaaaatggcggcgcccatagcgctcggtttgcgaactattcgggttacgaactgcgatccggaacggatcgcgttcgtaacccgaggtattactgtatatatatatatagatttattattacggtcgaggaccagctattagaagtaaaatgaaataaaaataaaatggatccctttgaaaaaacagtttccgggagcataacgtataaaagtcgctttgaacaagatttaaaagaaaattattaattattaacaatgctaaaagtttaacccttaaaatagtggctgcagaaagctgagcctagcttgcacggggtgccattgaggaaaatatcagacgggctgggaagaaagtctgtgtctgcatatttgtGCATAGAATCTGGCAACCGCCCTGGTTATTttcaggtctttgcctagcaagagcaggttgcataattgcttttccgggaggcttgctaagctcaccagtatgggatccaggatctcccttcgagcttcttcatatagggggcatctgaagaacaaatgctcagggcttcctatttcccccaatgggcatacacagagtctttgggcgtatggaatttttttggtaaagcccctccagcacaggcgtgggcaatgccacacttctggcaagtgtaaaagcccttcttgtgttttttgacaggagaaaggagaggtaaggtgccggggcggctatgtatctctcgatttctccagttctgtattcagggcatcttgagcagtcctgttgtctttcgATATCAATGAGTCattgtttattgcatatatacagaagcattgcACACAGCTgaatacattagcagggttttaagatTACTTGTAATTTTGTTATGAATGGGAAATAGGTAATTTAAATAGGCTCAAAATTTAATAATGGGCATACAGTATGTTGATAAATAatagaaccaaggaagggactagagagtagtcaatttgttttgttttgttcttgtattGTTGTTTCTATTTGTGTTATttttgggaaattaataaaatgttatcaagaaaaaaagaaagaaatcaggccAGTGGACCAGGGTGATTTCTTCCTTCTACTCTGCCCCTGCTGGTGGAGTGGCACTCCACTGTGTTGGGGAAGCACCCAACCTCACTCCAATGGAATGTACCCTTatgcaggacccgagcacaagagtcTCTCTTGGTCACCGAGGTGAGAGAATCCAGGCAGGCAGATTCTCCAACCCATGCTCAGGGTATGGCAGTGGTGGAATTTGGTATctgaaatttcagcagcgccctttGAGATGCAACAATTCTGTGTCTCTCCTGCCTTGCACCTTCTGTGCACTCAGTGCTCCTGAGAATCAGCTCTCTGGTCACAACCTGTTTTCTCCCATTTGCCTGCCCCGTTCCTAATAGTTCTTCCTCTTGTTTATGCTGAAAATGTGATGTTTagctctctcttcttccttttgagCTGCTGATAGTGTTTTATAGGTTgtatttcttgggagaaaaagcaatgacaaacttaaacagcatcttaaaaaacagaggcatcaccttgctgacaaaggtccgtatagttaaagctattgttttcccagtagtgatgtatggaagtgagagctggaccataaagaaggctgattgctgaagaattgatgcttttgaattatggttctggaggaggctcttgagagtcccatggactgcaagaagatcaaacctatccattctgaaggaaatcagccctgagtgctcactggaaggacagatcgtgaagctgaggctccaatactttggccacctcatgagaagagaagactccctggaaaagaccctgatgttgggaaagatggagggcacaaggagaaggggacgacagaggacgagatggctggacagtgttcttgaagctacaaacatgagtttgaccaaactgcgggaggcagtggaagacaggggcaGTGGAACCCTCCACTCTTGCATTCAATGTACCCTAGATAAGTGCTGTTTGCTGAGTTTGCAATTGCTATGGGTGTTTGGAAGGGATTTGCGTGGAACTCTGTGGTTCTCTGAAATAAACTCTTGCAATTCATTTTAAATCAATATATTTTTGTTCAGATAATGATCTCTAACCCACTAACTTCTTCCTCTAAAGGGGAATAAAATGGAGAAAGATCCAGTGACTCGGTTTACCTGGAAGGTTTCCGTATTCCTTGTGAATAGCCCTCCATGTGGTAATGGCTAGaattattggggttttttttggttttgtttttttacagaccAGCTTGAATTGAACTGGGTGCAAAATCACCCTCAAATGGAACCCTCATTTGGGTGCCCTTGAATCGTTTAGTTCCTTGCTCATGTGTCAGCCCAACCTGCCTATTTTGAAGTATGAGGGGAATACAAACTTGACAGGAGGGGaaattttgtgatgcaaaaaAAAGAGCTTTAATGACAAAGGGAATGAAGAAACAGCAGTATTTTTTTTCAGCAGGGAAAAGAGTGATAAATTAGAATGCAATTGATTTGTCAATCTGCACTATTGGTTATGGAAAAACAGTCACAAGATTTCAGTGGGTACAGTTTAAAGCATTCAAGAATCTCTTCAAACAGGATAGTTGTGGGTCGTTCATCATCAGAGCGGAGAAAAGGGGTGGACTTatatgctctccccacccccttcaagtCATAGACGCGAAGTTTGTAGAAAGTAACATAGCCTGGAAAGGATATTTCTGTGAGTTATTTCTTCTTGTGTGCAATTGTggaaacaaaaatgcacacagagtTCAAGTGTGGATTCGCTGATCATTCAGTTCAAGGAGCTTGCATCAGCAGGTGACAGAAGGCGAAGGGTTTCCCCAAGTCCACTCCTGCAAGTTCAAGCTTTGGGTTCGTCTTTTGTTTCTGCGGTTGTCCTATGAGCTTTGGGTTGTTTCCTCTGGGTTCAGTAGCAGGTGTAGCATGCGGTACTAGGCAGCAGTGCCAAGCTTCCACCATAGGAGCCGCCATAAGACCTGCTGCTGTAGCCGCCACTTCCACCATATCCGCTTCTGCGGCCTCCAGAGTATCTACTGCCACCATATCCACCACTACCATATCCACCACTTCGACCATATCCGCCACTGCTGTATCCACCACTTCCACCATATCCGCCACTGCTGTATCCACCACTTCCACCATATCCGCCACTGCCGTATCCACCCCTTCCACCGTATCCGTCACTGCCGTATCCACCCCTTCCACCATATCCACCACTGCTGTAGCCACCACTGCCACTGTATCGGCGTCCCCCGCTCATTCGGCGTCCTCCTCCTCTTATTAGTTGGACACTGCCTCCAGCTCCACCAATATCACCACCCACACTGCCGCCACCTATGCCCATCCCACCACTGCTACCAATAGCACGGCCACCACCCATTCCTCCCCCAATTCCTCCACTGCCTCCATATCCACCGCCATAGCCTGCACACGGGTTGTATTGCTCAATGCCAAAGTTTTGGTCAGGGCAGTAGAGAGCTGGTCCTGGAATATTTAGGACGAAGGGTGGTGGCTGTATTGTCACCGTGGATGCAGGACAGCTAGCATAACACATGTTCCCACCGCCTCCGACAGACATCTTTGCAGGGTGAGAGCTGTTTCTGAAAGAGAGCAATGAGAGATCAATGTGGTATGCAACATTTAATTCAACAGACACATTTCAAATCCCTACAGGTTAATAGAGAGGCAGCTCACACAGATGTCCATGAACAGATGTGCCCCACAGCTGGATCAatccaacggcccatctagtcctcttttcacattggccaaccagatgcctacagaaaGCCCACAAGTagccactctccccacttgccattcccagaaactggtattcagtgacattgtgcctctggcagtggagcgTGAACACAGTCATTGtgactagaagccattgatatccttctcctccattaattcAATGGTTctagattgcaactcccatcagccctgaccattggcatgcTGGCTGCACGGACTGCTGGAAGGTGACATTTGTGAGAACATCAGAGGAGCTCTAAagacagtggcccatctagtccaacatcctgttcccacagtggccaattaaATTTCTCTGGGATGCCCATGAGCAGGGCATGAATGCAAGAGCCCCTCATTGTTACtcataaaaaataagaagaaccTGACTGCTGGATGAGGCTAGCAGCCCATTTGAACCAaccttctgttctcacagtggcccacaaccactgcaacagcactctgcccatttACGATACCCAGCAACTAGAACACATTCTATTGTAGAGGCAATTACCTGCCAATTGCCCAGCTGGCATAGTTTACACAAGTCATGTATTAAGGAAATTAGGAGTGGTAATGATGTCACTTTGGAACAGGGTTCTTTAACCTTACATCCCTAGAGGTTCTTGGGCCACaactcccaaacttcggccctccagattatttggactacaattcccatcccccccccaaccactggtcctgttagctaaggatcatgggagttgtaggccaaaacatctggagggccacagtttgaggatgcctggtcaagaatgatgggacttGCCCAACAACATCAGTGGACTGATGAAGATCGCTTTAGACTTTAATGCTTCATGGCAGTGTCTAACAACGCAACTGTCATTGGCAGACAGCAGCCTGTGAAGACTATAATGCCCATGCCCTTCTtgggggcttctgattggccaactgtgggaaacaggacatTGGGTCTGGTGGACCTTTGGCCTGCTAATCCAGAAGGTTATACAGAAATAGGGTCACTTTAATGGCGTTGGATCAAGTGCCTTTGTGTACATCGTTTTCTCAAGGTGCAACAGAAAATTTTGCTCATTGGtgaaaacaatgtacaaaaaGAATCTTGAAGTATCGAGCCTACAGTTACACTGTATTTTGTTATTCTATTTGTTTGCAGTAATTCAgcaatgcacacatgcacattcagAATGTGGAGAGGGATAATGCCAAGGAAATACCATCAGCAGCAAATTAGGCATTCCAATATTGATTCTAGAAATTCTCCATATTAAATCGGAACTTGAGAGACGTCTATTGCAATGTGGAAAGAATCCATGTTACGCCAAAGGGACAAGGGAATCCTTTCCTCCCTAGTTTACTTGCCAGCTTAGAAGATACTTTGGAGTTCTGCATCATTCATTCTTTCCCCTGCTGCATCCTTTTTATGACTTGCTTATAGCCATGCTTCTCTGTTGCGCTATATAGGCTAGAGGAGATTGCATATGGATACgaacttaaaaacaaaagaaatgcaaCAGTAAGGCTGGGAGGCAGGGCTGGTCTCAAGGAGGGGCAAAGGAACCTGCAGAGAGGACTTTCTTCTAACTGCTTCTCTAACTGGTAATGTttatgggaagaggcagtggcagagctcCCAAATAGCATGCAGAACActgcaggttcaacccccaggaTCTGCAAGTAGGGTTGGGacggactcctgcctgaaattccaGAGATTTCTTGCCAGTCCATGTAGAAAATGTcatgtagatggaccaatgacttgGCTTGGTAGAAAGCCACCTCCTATGGAGATTCCCAGCCAGTGTCCACTGGACTTGCTGCAAGCAAGAAGATACTGAGAAAGGGTGGGTTATTTTGTCCTGAGGCCCACCCAACCCTGGTGGTGAATTCCACTCTGCAGCCTCCGCAGCCTCAGAGTTCTCAGCTCTtcagagagcaggaggagaagccTTCCACTGCTCTAAAGGAATGGGGAAGCCCATATGTGTGGAATTTAAGCTTGAAAAGAACATTTTCAAAAGAATCCACAATCTTGTTGATAAGTTCTATCTTAACACTGGCAAATTTGTCAACTTTTAAAGTTTTCCCACCCTCTACCcatttgcttccaaggagtgtggtggagtctccttctttggaggtctttcagcagaggcttggcaggcatatgtcaataatgctttgatggtgtttcctgcttggcagggggttggattggatggcccttgtgggatGGCCATTTTCAAAAGAATCCATAATCTTGTTTATAAGTTCTAACTTAACACTGGCTAATTGGTCAACTTTTAAAGTTTGTCAGCTTTTAAAGTTTTCCCACCCTCTAcccatttgctaccaaggagtgtggtggagtctccttctttggaggtctttcagcagaggcttgacaggcatatgtcaagaatgctttgatggtgttggactggatggcccttgtggtctcttccaactctatgattctaaaaatacTTGCATCTGTTTCCTTGATTCATAATGTTTAGCAGAGGGGCAGAACATACGGacataagaccataagaagagcctgttggaacaggccaatggcccatccagtatagcatccttttctcacagtgggcaaTCAGATTTCTCCCGTAAGCCCACAGGGGGAGTATGAATGCAAGTCTCCTCCCTAATTGTTagccataagaacatcagaacagcctggctgctagatcaggccaatagtCCAAATAGTTCAACATCCTGCTCACACAGTTGCTAAGCAGATGCACCAAAGacaagcccacaagcaagaccagAGCACAAAAACACACTCTTCtcccctgcagcttccagcaagcaGCAAACAGAAGCATTAGTGCTTCCAGCAATGGAGGTGTAGCACAGccatcatctgctttgcatgcagaagttcccatgtttgccctccagcatctccaggtagggttgggaatgttccCAGCCATAACCCCTGTTTCCACTCAGTAAAGCACACACTGAGCcagttggaccaatggtctgaacaGCACAAAGGCGGTTTCTATGTTCCTAGGATGAAAATTCAGATTCAAGCAACATTAAATGgaggggttatttgtgggcataatCAAGCTGAAGG encodes:
- the LOC118076322 gene encoding acanthoscurrin-2; this encodes MSVGGGGNMCYASCPASTVTIQPPPFVLNIPGPALYCPDQNFGIEQYNPCAGYGGGYGGSGGIGGGMGGGRAIGSSGGMGIGGGSVGGDIGGAGGSVQLIRGGGRRMSGGRRYSGSGGYSSGGYGGRGGYGSDGYGGRGGYGSGGYGGSGGYSSGGYGGSGGYSSGGYGRSGGYGSGGYGGSRYSGGRRSGYGGSGGYSSRSYGGSYGGSLALLPSTACYTCY